Part of the Bacillota bacterium genome is shown below.
ATGCGCTCCCGGGCCACCCGCCGGGCCAAATCCTTGATCATCTTCTGTTCGTCAGTGAGGAAGTACTCCACTGGCTCACCTCCGCGTTCAGCACCGCCGCCACCTGGTCGGCCACACCCGGCAACTCCCCGTCCGCCAGGGTGCGCACGTCCAGCAGGACCTGCTCTCCCTGCACGCGCCCCAGCACGGGCACCGCGGCGCCCCGCAGCGCCTCCGCCAGCCGGGAAGCCCCCCGCGGGGAGCAGACGGCCACGGCATAACCCGGCAATTCGACGCCCGGAAGCGATCCTCCTCCGGGCGTGGACCGCGCCGGTACCACCCTCAGCTCACCGGGGGCACCCGGCAGGAGACGCCGCCGGATGAGGCGGCGCAGGCGCTCTGCCCGCCTCCGCAGGCGGTCGGGGTCGGCTCTCAGGCTGGCCAGCACGGGGATGTTTGCGGCGGGATCGGGCTCCAGGTAGAGGGCCAGGGTGGCGGAGAGGGCGGCCAGGGTCATCTTGTCCACGCGCATGGCCCGCAGCAGGGGATGGCTGCGCAGGCGGGCCACCAGCTCAGCCCGGCCCACGATGATGCCGGCCTGGGGACCCCCCAGCAGCTTGTCCCCGCTGAAGGTGACCAGGTCTCCCCCCCGGGCCACCACCCGTGGCACCACGGGTTCGTCGCCCACCCCCTCCCCCGCCAGGTCGAAGAGGCAACCCGAACCCAGGTCGAACATCACCGGAATGCCCCGGGATCGCCCCAGTTCCACCAGTTCGGGCCACTCTACCTCGGAGACGAAACCCTCCATGCGGAAGTTGCTGCGGTGCACCTTGAGCAGGAGTGCCGTCTGCGGGCCGATGGCCCGCTCGTAGTCCCCCCGCCGGGTGCGGTTGGTGGTGCCCACCTCCACCAGGTGGGCGCCGCTCTGGGCCATCACCTCGGGGATGCG
Proteins encoded:
- the selA gene encoding L-seryl-tRNA(Sec) selenium transferase, with protein sequence MGEDARRLIPAVGSLLADPGVKEAARGYPQLLVSRVLGELAARLREELERGEQVADPAAWIRGRLPAALRGARFPLRRVYNATGVVLHTNLGRAPLAPSALEAVTAAATGYCNLEFDLEAGERGTRYVHAVGLLRLLTGAEDALVVNNNAAAVLLCLAALARDREVVVSRGELVEIGGGFRIPEVMAQSGAHLVEVGTTNRTRRGDYERAIGPQTALLLKVHRSNFRMEGFVSEVEWPELVELGRSRGIPVMFDLGSGCLFDLAGEGVGDEPVVPRVVARGGDLVTFSGDKLLGGPQAGIIVGRAELVARLRSHPLLRAMRVDKMTLAALSATLALYLEPDPAANIPVLASLRADPDRLRRRAERLRRLIRRRLLPGAPGELRVVPARSTPGGGSLPGVELPGYAVAVCSPRGASRLAEALRGAAVPVLGRVQGEQVLLDVRTLADGELPGVADQVAAVLNAEVSQWSTSSLTNRR